In Alteribacter lacisalsi, a genomic segment contains:
- a CDS encoding nickel-dependent hydrogenase large subunit: MTKRIVVNPLTRISGFMEVDVKVENGQVVDAQTKGNMFRGFEQMLMGRSPFDAIYFTQRICGICSAAHSMASSLALEDALDIEPLEQGRYLRDIIHCCEFLQNHIRHFYQYTLPDFVKIEQNPLFQADHTDFRLPDAATARISRHYFESLTISRRCHEMLAILGGKAPHNHGVFVGGVTTKATAEVVAGLSSILAEVTAFLEEKMVPDVYEVARYYPEYYRLGGGYGNLMSYGVFDRYRDLGTLYVDPLVWTHAGKEPFDETKITENIDRAWYKGTKQTYVPDEEMTEPDRGKASTYSFVKAPRYDGQPMEVGPLARLILSGEYTNGVSAMDRTIARAIEAVKIAGIMKTLLGQLVPDTDVQAKYTIPETAQGRGLTDTTRGGLGHWLKIKDRKLSFYQIITPSTWDFSPADDRGFRGTAEEALMGTPVQNADEPVEIGRILRSFDPCMSCATHVSVSGKPVKTIKVFG; the protein is encoded by the coding sequence ATGACTAAACGAATTGTTGTGAACCCGCTGACCCGGATCAGCGGGTTTATGGAAGTAGACGTAAAGGTGGAAAACGGGCAGGTTGTGGATGCTCAGACAAAGGGAAATATGTTCCGTGGATTTGAGCAGATGCTGATGGGACGAAGCCCCTTTGACGCGATTTATTTTACCCAGCGGATCTGCGGCATCTGCTCTGCTGCCCACTCGATGGCGTCGTCCCTTGCGCTTGAGGACGCGCTGGATATTGAACCCCTGGAGCAGGGTCGGTATCTCAGGGACATCATTCACTGCTGTGAATTTCTTCAAAACCATATCCGGCATTTTTACCAGTACACGCTGCCGGATTTCGTAAAAATCGAGCAGAACCCGCTTTTTCAGGCTGACCATACGGATTTTCGTCTGCCTGACGCTGCCACTGCCCGGATTTCCCGACATTACTTTGAATCCCTGACGATAAGCCGGCGCTGTCACGAAATGCTGGCGATCCTGGGCGGAAAGGCGCCGCACAACCACGGCGTGTTTGTCGGCGGTGTCACCACGAAGGCAACGGCTGAGGTTGTGGCCGGACTTTCATCGATTCTGGCTGAGGTGACAGCTTTTCTGGAAGAGAAGATGGTTCCGGATGTGTACGAGGTTGCCCGTTACTATCCTGAGTATTACCGGCTTGGAGGAGGGTACGGCAACCTGATGTCGTACGGGGTTTTTGACCGTTACAGGGATCTCGGCACTCTTTATGTGGACCCTCTCGTCTGGACCCATGCGGGAAAAGAGCCTTTTGACGAAACAAAGATTACGGAAAACATCGATCGGGCGTGGTATAAGGGGACGAAGCAGACATATGTGCCGGATGAGGAAATGACAGAACCGGACAGAGGAAAAGCATCAACCTATTCATTTGTGAAAGCACCAAGGTATGACGGTCAGCCGATGGAGGTGGGCCCCCTGGCACGCCTGATTCTGAGCGGGGAGTATACGAACGGTGTCTCTGCCATGGACCGGACAATTGCAAGAGCGATTGAAGCAGTGAAAATTGCGGGCATAATGAAAACGCTGCTCGGCCAGCTGGTTCCTGACACGGATGTGCAGGCAAAGTACACGATCCCGGAAACCGCCCAGGGGAGAGGGCTGACCGATACGACTCGCGGCGGCCTCGGCCACTGGCTTAAAATCAAAGACAGAAAGCTCTCATTTTATCAGATCATCACTCCTTCCACGTGGGATTTCAGCCCGGCTGACGACAGGGGATTCAGAGGTACTGCAGAAGAAGCACTTATGGGCACACCCGTACAGAACGCGGATGAACCGGTGGAGATCGGCCGGATTCTCCGCTCGTTTGACCCGTGTATGAGCTGTGCGACGCATGTAAGTGTCAGCGGAAAACCAGTGAAAACGATCAAGGTGTTTGGATGA